One Gossypium hirsutum isolate 1008001.06 chromosome A11, Gossypium_hirsutum_v2.1, whole genome shotgun sequence genomic window carries:
- the LOC121209719 gene encoding probable E3 ubiquitin-protein ligase RHB1A — MGGCCCSSRKPHLHGTPVYYYCPPALEENESLTPHRGSASAMTAVLVNLDLEVPDTFRAPPAPLPYDVVFGCPHSADSESFRETVSGGSFETLPTFEDLEESDSRTQSSSLLLSPRKPEVTNLIESKKSATEEEDACPICLEEYDAENPKLSTKCEHHFHLSCILEWMERSDTCPICAQEMIFEQTFDQ, encoded by the exons ATGGGAGGCTGCTGTTGTTCTTCCCGGAAACCTCATCTGCATGGGACACCTGTATATTATTAT TGTCCACCAGCTTTGGAAGAGAATGAGTCTTTAACACCTCATCGTGGATCAGCCTCTGCAATGACTGCTGTTCTGGTTAATTTGGATCTAGAAGTACCTGATACATTTAGGGCACCTCCAGCACCTTTGCCATATGATGTGGTCTTTGGATGTCCACATTCAGCTGATTCAGAGTCTTTCAGGGAAACTGTCAGTGGGGGAAGTTTTGAGACCCTGCCTACATTTGAAGATCTTGAGGAGTCAGACTCCAGAACACAGTCTAGTTCTTTGCTTCTTTCGCCAAGAAAACCAGAGGTCACAAACTTAATTGAATCTAAGAAATCAGCAACAGAGGAAGAGGATGCCTGTCCTATTTGTCTTGAAG AGTATGACGCAGAGAATCCAAAACTTTCAACAAAATGTGAACATCATTTTCACCTATCTTGCATTTTGGAATGGATGGAAAGAAGTGACACCTGCCCTATATGCGCTCAG GAAATGATATTCGAGCAGACTTTTGATCAGTAA
- the LOC107923912 gene encoding pentatricopeptide repeat-containing protein At2g46050, mitochondrial isoform X4, producing MHSECGTPLISTVHFILCRLWSRITVFPAVSDSMHSKCGTPLISTVHFKRQLSSSPTFPRETTQLRALKLKPNPSLSLSTLGNTVSALQPGLTGFYPHALKVSAKLGLLKEGKQLHSRMIKLGFNNVLPLQTQMLNLYVKCKQFSDAEKLFDQMRVRNLVTWNTMICKSNLCLGFSYFKKMLINKVGFDHITLNTLLHASSEVKGVVFGRELHCFIVKCGFLYDSFVSSALVHLYGECGLVEEARWVFDQVFCRDLVLWNVMVSCYALNSLTKEAFVVFDLMKKEGVKGDGYTFCSLLKSCCIWGFYELGRQVHGLIIKLCFDLDVPVASALVDMYITNGNLYDAQKAFDGMTARNVVSWNTLIVGYAQRGDMEKVMELLREMSFRA from the exons ATGCATTCGGAATGCGGTACTCCTTTGATCTCCACCGTCCATTTCATTCTATGTCGGCTTTGGTCTCGTATAACGGTCTTCCCCGCAGTCTCTGATTCTATGCATTCGAAATGCGGTACTCCTTTGATCTCCACCGTCCATTTCAAACGACAGTTATCTTCTTCACCGACATTCCCTCGAGAAACTACCCAATTACGCGCGCTGAAGCTGAAACCCAATCCATCTCTCTCGTTGAGTACACTCGGAAACACGGTGTCGGCGCTGCAACCCGGGTTGACCGGCTTCTACCCCCACGCCCTTAAAGTCTCAGCCAAATTGGGTCTCCTTAAGGAAGGGAAACAACTCCATTCACGCATGATAAAACTAGGGTTCAATAATGTACTGCCTCTGCAGACTCAAATGCTTAATTTATACGTTAAATGCAAACAATTTTCCGACGCGGAGAAATTGTTCGATCAAATGCGTGTTCGAAACTTGGTGACGTGGAACACTATGATTTGTAAGTCGAATCTTTGTTTGGGTTTTTCTTATTTCAAGAAAATGTTGATAAACAAGGTAGGTTTTGATCATATAACTTTGAATACTTTGCTCCATGCTTCCTCTGAGGTAAAGGGCGTTGTTTTTGGTAGAGAATTGCATTGCTTTATAGTGAAATGTGGGTTTTTGTATGATTCTTTTGTGAGCAGTGCTCTTGTTCATTTATATGGGGAATGTGGTCTGGTTGAAGAAGCGAGGTGGGTTTTCGATCAAGTATTTTGTAGAGATTTGGTGTTGTGGAATGTGATGGTTTCTTGTTATGCTTTGAATTCTTTAACAAAAGAGGCTTTTGTGGTTTTCGATTTGATGAAGAAGGAAGGTGTTAAAGGGGATGGTTATACGTTTTGTTCTTTGCTTAAATCTTGCTGTATCTGGGGATTTTATGAACTTGGAAGGCAGGTTCATGGTCTCATCATTAAACTTTGTTTTGATTTAGATGTTCCTGTGGCGAGTGCACTTGTCGATATGTACATAACGAATGGCAATTTGTATGATGCTCAGAAAGCCTTTGATGGAATGACGGCTAGAAATGTTGTGTCTTGGAACACTCTGATCGTGGGTTATGCACAGAGGGGAGATATGGAGAAGGTTATGGAGCTTCTTAGAGAAATGAG TTTCAGAGCCTGA
- the LOC107923912 gene encoding pentatricopeptide repeat-containing protein At2g46050, mitochondrial isoform X2, whose amino-acid sequence MHSECGTPLISTVHFILCRLWSRITVFPAVSDSMHSKCGTPLISTVHFKRQLSSSPTFPRETTQLRALKLKPNPSLSLSTLGNTVSALQPGLTGFYPHALKVSAKLGLLKEGKQLHSRMIKLGFNNVLPLQTQMLNLYVKCKQFSDAEKLFDQMRVRNLVTWNTMICKSNLCLGFSYFKKMLINKVGFDHITLNTLLHASSEVKGVVFGRELHCFIVKCGFLYDSFVSSALVHLYGECGLVEEARWVFDQVFCRDLVLWNVMVSCYALNSLTKEAFVVFDLMKKEGVKGDGYTFCSLLKSCCIWGFYELGRQVHGLIIKLCFDLDVPVASALVDMYITNGNLYDAQKAFDGMTARNVVSWNTLIVGYAQRGDMEKVMELLREMRLQNFCPDELTMASIFQSCGVSSSSAELLQVHTYVIKNGFRA is encoded by the exons ATGCATTCGGAATGCGGTACTCCTTTGATCTCCACCGTCCATTTCATTCTATGTCGGCTTTGGTCTCGTATAACGGTCTTCCCCGCAGTCTCTGATTCTATGCATTCGAAATGCGGTACTCCTTTGATCTCCACCGTCCATTTCAAACGACAGTTATCTTCTTCACCGACATTCCCTCGAGAAACTACCCAATTACGCGCGCTGAAGCTGAAACCCAATCCATCTCTCTCGTTGAGTACACTCGGAAACACGGTGTCGGCGCTGCAACCCGGGTTGACCGGCTTCTACCCCCACGCCCTTAAAGTCTCAGCCAAATTGGGTCTCCTTAAGGAAGGGAAACAACTCCATTCACGCATGATAAAACTAGGGTTCAATAATGTACTGCCTCTGCAGACTCAAATGCTTAATTTATACGTTAAATGCAAACAATTTTCCGACGCGGAGAAATTGTTCGATCAAATGCGTGTTCGAAACTTGGTGACGTGGAACACTATGATTTGTAAGTCGAATCTTTGTTTGGGTTTTTCTTATTTCAAGAAAATGTTGATAAACAAGGTAGGTTTTGATCATATAACTTTGAATACTTTGCTCCATGCTTCCTCTGAGGTAAAGGGCGTTGTTTTTGGTAGAGAATTGCATTGCTTTATAGTGAAATGTGGGTTTTTGTATGATTCTTTTGTGAGCAGTGCTCTTGTTCATTTATATGGGGAATGTGGTCTGGTTGAAGAAGCGAGGTGGGTTTTCGATCAAGTATTTTGTAGAGATTTGGTGTTGTGGAATGTGATGGTTTCTTGTTATGCTTTGAATTCTTTAACAAAAGAGGCTTTTGTGGTTTTCGATTTGATGAAGAAGGAAGGTGTTAAAGGGGATGGTTATACGTTTTGTTCTTTGCTTAAATCTTGCTGTATCTGGGGATTTTATGAACTTGGAAGGCAGGTTCATGGTCTCATCATTAAACTTTGTTTTGATTTAGATGTTCCTGTGGCGAGTGCACTTGTCGATATGTACATAACGAATGGCAATTTGTATGATGCTCAGAAAGCCTTTGATGGAATGACGGCTAGAAATGTTGTGTCTTGGAACACTCTGATCGTGGGTTATGCACAGAGGGGAGATATGGAGAAGGTTATGGAGCTTCTTAGAGAAATGAGGTTACAAAATTTCTGTCCAGATGAATTAACTATGGCTAGCATATTTCAATCTTGTGGTGTTTCATCCAGCTCTGCTGAATTGTTGCAAGTCCACACTTATGTGATTAAAAATGG TTTCAGAGCCTGA
- the LOC107923912 gene encoding pentatricopeptide repeat-containing protein At2g46050, mitochondrial isoform X1: MHSECGTPLISTVHFILCRLWSRITVFPAVSDSMHSKCGTPLISTVHFKRQLSSSPTFPRETTQLRALKLKPNPSLSLSTLGNTVSALQPGLTGFYPHALKVSAKLGLLKEGKQLHSRMIKLGFNNVLPLQTQMLNLYVKCKQFSDAEKLFDQMRVRNLVTWNTMIYVPVASALVDMYITNGNLYDAQKAFDGMTARNVVSWNTLIVGYAQRGDMEKVMELLREMRLQNFCPDELTMASIFQSCGVSSSSAELLQVHTYVIKNGFESFLSVTNALIHAYSKCGNIDVALQYFVSVSEPDLVTWTSIIGAYSFLGHSKGSVIAFEEMLVAGVKPDQIAFLAILSACSHGGLVNEGLHYFNIMMNDYRIIPDSKHYTCLVDLLGRAGLLNEAFSFITSHPVACTPDTLGAFTGACSMHGNITLAKWAAEKLVVLEPYKPVNYTLISNIYASKGRWLDVERVRKMMTDYCDYKIPGCSWV; encoded by the exons ATGCATTCGGAATGCGGTACTCCTTTGATCTCCACCGTCCATTTCATTCTATGTCGGCTTTGGTCTCGTATAACGGTCTTCCCCGCAGTCTCTGATTCTATGCATTCGAAATGCGGTACTCCTTTGATCTCCACCGTCCATTTCAAACGACAGTTATCTTCTTCACCGACATTCCCTCGAGAAACTACCCAATTACGCGCGCTGAAGCTGAAACCCAATCCATCTCTCTCGTTGAGTACACTCGGAAACACGGTGTCGGCGCTGCAACCCGGGTTGACCGGCTTCTACCCCCACGCCCTTAAAGTCTCAGCCAAATTGGGTCTCCTTAAGGAAGGGAAACAACTCCATTCACGCATGATAAAACTAGGGTTCAATAATGTACTGCCTCTGCAGACTCAAATGCTTAATTTATACGTTAAATGCAAACAATTTTCCGACGCGGAGAAATTGTTCGATCAAATGCGTGTTCGAAACTTGGTGACGTGGAACACTATGATTT ATGTTCCTGTGGCGAGTGCACTTGTCGATATGTACATAACGAATGGCAATTTGTATGATGCTCAGAAAGCCTTTGATGGAATGACGGCTAGAAATGTTGTGTCTTGGAACACTCTGATCGTGGGTTATGCACAGAGGGGAGATATGGAGAAGGTTATGGAGCTTCTTAGAGAAATGAGGTTACAAAATTTCTGTCCAGATGAATTAACTATGGCTAGCATATTTCAATCTTGTGGTGTTTCATCCAGCTCTGCTGAATTGTTGCAAGTCCACACTTATGTGATTAAAAATGGGTTTGAGTCCTTTTTATCTGTTACAAATGCTTTAATACATGCGTACTCCAAGTGTGGTAACATTGATGTTGCATTACAATATTTTGTTTCAGTTTCAGAGCCTGATCTTGTTACTTGGACATCGATTATAGGTGCTTATTCGTTCCTTGGTCATTCAAAAGGAAGTGTTATAGCTTTTGAGGAAATGTTAGTTGCTGGTGTAAAGCCAGATCAAATTGCCTTTCTTGCTATTCTTTCCGCATGTAGCCATGGGGGGCTAGTAAATGAGGGGCTTCATTATTTCAATATAATGATGAATGACTATCGAATTATTCCAGATTCAAAGCACTATACTTGCCTCGTTGATCTGCTTGGTCGAGCTGGCCTTCTCAATGAGGCTTTTAGTTTTATAACATCTCATCCCGTTGCATGTACACCAGACACCTTGGGAGCATTCACTGGGGCATGTAGCATGCATGGCAACATAACATTGGCCAAGTGGGCCGCAGAAAAGCTTGTTGTCTTGGAGCCTTACAAACCTGTAAATTATACTCTTATCTCTAACATATATGCCTCTAAAGGAAGATGGTTAGATGTGGAACGTGTTAGGAAAATGATGACAGACTATTGTGATTACAAAATTCCTGGTTGTAGCTGGGTGTAA
- the LOC107923912 gene encoding pentatricopeptide repeat-containing protein At2g46050, mitochondrial isoform X3: protein MHSECGTPLISTVHFILCRLWSRITVFPAVSDSMHSKCGTPLISTVHFKRQLSSSPTFPRETTQLRALKLKPNPSLSLSTLGNTVSALQPGLTGFYPHALKVSAKLGLLKEGKQLHSRMIKLGFNNVLPLQTQMLNLYVKCKQFSDAEKLFDQMRVRNLVTWNTMICKSNLCLGFSYFKKMLINKVGFDHITLNTLLHASSEVKGVVFGRELHCFIVKCGFLYDSFVSSALVHLYGECGLVEEARWVFDQVFCRDLVLWNVMVSCYALNSLTKEAFVVFDLMKKEGVKGDGYTFCSLLKSCCIWGFYELGRQVHGLIIKLCFDLDVPVASALVDMYITNGNLYDAQKAFDGMTARNVVSWNTLIVGYAQRGDMEKVMELLREMRCLFVPWSFKRKCYSF from the exons ATGCATTCGGAATGCGGTACTCCTTTGATCTCCACCGTCCATTTCATTCTATGTCGGCTTTGGTCTCGTATAACGGTCTTCCCCGCAGTCTCTGATTCTATGCATTCGAAATGCGGTACTCCTTTGATCTCCACCGTCCATTTCAAACGACAGTTATCTTCTTCACCGACATTCCCTCGAGAAACTACCCAATTACGCGCGCTGAAGCTGAAACCCAATCCATCTCTCTCGTTGAGTACACTCGGAAACACGGTGTCGGCGCTGCAACCCGGGTTGACCGGCTTCTACCCCCACGCCCTTAAAGTCTCAGCCAAATTGGGTCTCCTTAAGGAAGGGAAACAACTCCATTCACGCATGATAAAACTAGGGTTCAATAATGTACTGCCTCTGCAGACTCAAATGCTTAATTTATACGTTAAATGCAAACAATTTTCCGACGCGGAGAAATTGTTCGATCAAATGCGTGTTCGAAACTTGGTGACGTGGAACACTATGATTTGTAAGTCGAATCTTTGTTTGGGTTTTTCTTATTTCAAGAAAATGTTGATAAACAAGGTAGGTTTTGATCATATAACTTTGAATACTTTGCTCCATGCTTCCTCTGAGGTAAAGGGCGTTGTTTTTGGTAGAGAATTGCATTGCTTTATAGTGAAATGTGGGTTTTTGTATGATTCTTTTGTGAGCAGTGCTCTTGTTCATTTATATGGGGAATGTGGTCTGGTTGAAGAAGCGAGGTGGGTTTTCGATCAAGTATTTTGTAGAGATTTGGTGTTGTGGAATGTGATGGTTTCTTGTTATGCTTTGAATTCTTTAACAAAAGAGGCTTTTGTGGTTTTCGATTTGATGAAGAAGGAAGGTGTTAAAGGGGATGGTTATACGTTTTGTTCTTTGCTTAAATCTTGCTGTATCTGGGGATTTTATGAACTTGGAAGGCAGGTTCATGGTCTCATCATTAAACTTTGTTTTGATTTAGATGTTCCTGTGGCGAGTGCACTTGTCGATATGTACATAACGAATGGCAATTTGTATGATGCTCAGAAAGCCTTTGATGGAATGACGGCTAGAAATGTTGTGTCTTGGAACACTCTGATCGTGGGTTATGCACAGAGGGGAGATATGGAGAAGGTTATGGAGCTTCTTAGAGAAATGAG GTGCTTATTCGTTCCTTGGTCATTCAAAAGGAAGTGTTATAGCTTTTGA
- the LOC107923914 gene encoding calmodulin-binding receptor-like cytoplasmic kinase 2, translated as MTSSTSSSRSRNPSSGIRSTPDRSAFSPSFSSYTASTASRLGRNPVKVAARSIAGAFVACFTPPETDDSNNLKVSNEFGAPSADSETSRMRGPNRGIYSNSTKERAPGSMKFTMEEIFKATRNFSPAFKIGQGGFGTVYKGKLDDGTLVAIKRAKKSVYDKHLGVEFQSEVTTLAQVEHLNLVRFYGYLEHGDERVVVVEYVPNGTLREHLDGVNGKELDFASRLDIAIDVAHAITYLHMYTDHPIIHRDIKSSNILLTEKLRAKVTDFGFARLAADTDSGATHVSTQVKGTAGYLDPEYLRTYQLTEKSDVYSFGVLLVELVTGRRPIEPKREIKERITPKWAMKKFTDGDAISTLDPRLELTAGINLALEKILELALQCLAPRRQSRPSMRRCGEVLWSIRKDFREQSALDFRSLSSNSQRSASVKEQ; from the exons ATGACCAGTTCCACAAGCAGTTCGAGAAGCCGGAACCCTAGTTCAGGCATAAGGTCAACACCGGACCGATCCGCTTTCTCTCCTAGCTTTTCTTCCTACACTGCATCAACTGCCTCTCGTTTAGGGCGGAATCCAGTAAAGGTTGCGGCCCGGTCCATCGCTGGAGCTTTTGTCGCGTGTTTTACACCTCCCGAGACTGACGACAGCAATAATTTAAAAGTGTCCAATGAGTTTGGAGCTCCTTCTG CTGATTCGGAAACGTCAAGAATGAGGGGTCCGAATCGAGGGATTTATTCCAATTCAACAAAGGAGAGAGCGCCTGGGAGCATGAAATTCACGATGGAGGAAATTTTTAAGGCCACAAGGAACTTCTCCCCTGCTTTCAAGATCGGGCAGGGTGGATTCGGAACAGTTTATAAGGGAAAACTTGATGATGGAACTTTGGTCGCTATCAAACGAGCTAAAAAG AGTGTATATGATAAGCATTTGGGTGTGGAATTCCAAAGTGAAGTAACAACACTGGCACAAGTGGAACATTTGAATTTGGTTAGGTTTTATGGGTACTTAGAGCATGGAGATGAAAGAGTTGTGGTTGTCGAGTATGTCCCCAATGGAACTCTAAGGGAACACTTGGATG GTGTTAATGGAAAAGAACTTGACTTTGCTTCGAGGCTTGATATAGCCATTGATGTGGCCCATGCAATCACCTATCTTCATATGTATACAg ATCACCCAATTATCCACAGAGATATAAAGTCTTCCAACATTCTCCTTACCGAAAAGCTCCGAGCCAAGGTCACTGACTTTGGCTTCGCTAGGCTGGCCGCAGATACGGACTCTGGTGCAACCCATGTGTCAACCCAGGTAAAAGGCACTGCCGGCTACCTGGACCCAGAATACCTAAGAACCTATCAACTTACAGAAAAGAGTGATGTTTATTCATTTGGAGTATTGTTAGTTGAACTAGTCACAGGCAGGCGCCCCATTGAACCAAAACGGGAAATCAAAGAGCGGATAACACCAAAATGG GCAATGAAGAAGTTTACAGACGGTGATGCCATATCAACTTTGGACCCTAGGCTAGAACTGACTGCTGGGATTAATTTAGccctcgaaaagattcttgaacTAGCCTTGCAATGCCTGGCTCCCCGTAGGCAGAGTCGGCCTAGTATGAGGAGGTGTGGGGAGGTTTTATGGAGCATCCGTAAGGATTTTAGAGAACAATCAGCTTTAGACTTTCGCTCTCTTTCATCAAACTCTCAAAGAAGTGCTTCAGTTAAAGAGCAATAA
- the LOC107922943 gene encoding AT-rich interactive domain-containing protein 2 codes for MHSSMYNDHPKFRYNLKERSSSMKQLHLGKMASKGLDWSQSSSFGNHSHLDNSIVSVDKKLRECSDFTTSSLMFNYNVDIQVPIGPLFQAKVLEWTGVALESDAKWLGTLIWPLEKKENSFLIEMDRIGKGRQDSCACQIQNSLQCVKFHVAEKRLEVKRELGLAFNQWKFDKMGEEVAFGWNEKEKDMFSSIVKSNPPLGKCFWDEIYKHFYDKSREELVCYYFNAFLLQHRAYQNRIAPNSITHDDEEVELGPESIGKGIGPKSYTSILIPLRKLQKKSKDALPQFSTEHFDKRWKSGSLFKEISGNRSSNGEDFVLCNNLKRKNRKIDHTFYL; via the coding sequence ATGCATTCAAGCATGTATAATGATCACCCTAAATTTAGGTATAATCTCAAAGAAAGGTCGAGTAGCATGAAGCAACTCCATTtagggaaaatggcatcaaaggGTCTTGATTGGTCACAATCTTCTTCTTTTGGGAATCATAGCCACTTGGACAATTCTATAGTAAGTGTTGACAAAAAATTGCGTGAATGTAGTGACTTTACAACTTCAAGTCTAATGTTCAATTATAATGTTGACATACAAGTTCCTATTGGGCCACTTTTTCAAGCTAAAGTACTAGAGTGGACTGGGGTAGCTTTAGAAAGTGATGCGAAATGGTTGGGGACTCTTATTTGGCCAttggaaaaaaaggaaaatagttTTTTGATTGAAATGGACCGAATTGGAAAAGGAAGACAAGATTCATGTGCTTGTCAAATTCAAAATTCTCTACAATGTGTAAAATTTCATGTTGCTGAGAAAAGGTTGGAAGTAAAGCGCGAGTTGGGACTAGCTTTCAACCAATGGAAATTTGATAAGATGGGTGAAGAAGTTGCATTTGGTTggaatgagaaagaaaaagatatGTTTTCATCAATAGTGAAGTCGAATCCTCCATTAGGAAAATGTTTTTGGGATGAGATATACAAGCATTTTTATGACAAAAGTAGGGAAGAACTTGTTTGCTATTATTTCAATGCCTTTCTTTTACAACATAGAGCATACCAGAATCGAATCGCTCCCAATAGCATTACCCACGATGATGAGGAAGTTGAATTAGGACCAGAATCAATTGGTAAAGGCATTGGGCCTAAATCTTACACTTCCATCTTAATTCCTTTAAGGAAGTTACAAAAGAAGTCAAAAGATGCTCTTCCTCAATTTAGTACGGAGCACTTTGACAAAAGATGGAAAAGTGGAAGTTTGTTTAAAGAGATATCTGGAAACAGATCTTCTAATGGTGAAGATTTTGTTTTATGCAACAACTTAAAAAGGAAGAATCGAAAAATTGATCACACCTTTTATCTCTAG